In Flavobacterium endoglycinae, one DNA window encodes the following:
- a CDS encoding sulfatase-like hydrolase/transferase — MAAYKKITKIVVSILVVLLLLAAFLFWPINTNENLIQDNKKLAEGKTAFLSQKDTSTTEKRPNIIILLADDLGKYDISLYGGKSTPTPQIDSLAASGVTFTEGYVSAPICSPSRAGLLTGRYQERFGHEFQPGDRYPKNNLEYYAFKYLINTNNWRLNPKIEYPNDASIATQGLPQSEITFADLAKRKGYSTGIIGKWHLGHNKGFFPLDRGFDYHYGFYQAFSLFAPEDNNPDIINHHHKDFTDKVIWGQGRVGIGQIRRDNTIIDEKEYLTEKFADEAEAFIDKNKNKPFLLYVPFNAPHTPFQVRKKYYDRFPNVKDENKRVYFAMISALDDAIGRIREKVRKEGLEENTLIFFASDNGGADYTFATTNAPLKGGKFSHFEGGINVPFALSWKGKIKPHTIYKTPVISLDIFSTIAAAIHSDFPKDRVYDGIDLVDVVNNNKEAHKNLYWRSGDAKAIRSDNWKLIISGKTHETWLYDLSKDKFEKTDLAAQNPEKVKELQAALQTWEKGLVKPLWPNLMHYEFDFGKQKYFVDL, encoded by the coding sequence ATGGCAGCATATAAAAAAATAACCAAGATTGTTGTATCTATTTTAGTCGTACTTCTGCTTCTGGCGGCTTTCTTGTTCTGGCCTATAAATACCAATGAAAATTTAATCCAAGACAATAAAAAACTAGCCGAAGGAAAAACTGCTTTTCTATCGCAGAAAGATACTTCTACAACAGAAAAAAGACCCAATATTATCATTCTCCTTGCCGATGATTTAGGCAAATACGATATTTCGTTGTACGGCGGAAAATCAACACCAACACCTCAGATTGATTCTTTGGCCGCATCAGGCGTTACTTTTACCGAAGGTTATGTTTCTGCTCCTATTTGTTCACCATCGCGCGCCGGATTACTCACAGGCCGTTATCAGGAACGTTTTGGACATGAATTTCAACCAGGAGACCGTTATCCAAAAAATAACTTAGAATATTATGCCTTCAAATATTTGATTAACACCAACAATTGGAGACTTAATCCAAAAATCGAATATCCAAACGACGCTTCTATTGCCACGCAGGGACTTCCTCAGTCTGAAATTACCTTTGCTGATTTAGCTAAAAGAAAAGGCTACAGTACAGGAATTATTGGAAAATGGCATCTCGGACATAACAAAGGATTTTTCCCTTTAGACAGAGGTTTCGATTATCATTACGGATTTTATCAGGCCTTCTCGCTTTTTGCTCCAGAAGATAATAATCCCGATATTATCAATCATCACCATAAAGATTTTACCGATAAAGTAATCTGGGGGCAAGGAAGAGTTGGGATTGGACAAATTCGCAGAGACAATACAATTATTGACGAAAAAGAATATCTGACTGAAAAATTTGCAGACGAAGCCGAAGCTTTCATCGATAAAAATAAAAACAAACCGTTTCTGCTCTATGTTCCGTTCAATGCACCGCACACGCCGTTTCAAGTCCGCAAAAAATATTACGACCGTTTTCCAAATGTAAAAGACGAAAACAAACGTGTTTATTTTGCTATGATCAGCGCATTAGATGATGCCATTGGAAGAATTCGCGAAAAAGTGCGAAAAGAAGGTTTAGAAGAAAACACGTTAATCTTTTTTGCCAGCGACAACGGCGGCGCCGATTATACTTTTGCCACCACAAACGCACCACTAAAAGGCGGAAAATTTTCTCATTTTGAAGGCGGTATCAATGTTCCTTTTGCACTTTCGTGGAAAGGAAAAATCAAACCGCATACAATTTACAAAACACCAGTAATTTCCCTAGATATTTTCAGCACTATTGCTGCAGCGATACATTCTGATTTTCCAAAAGACCGTGTTTACGACGGAATTGATTTAGTTGATGTTGTAAACAACAATAAAGAAGCGCATAAAAATTTATACTGGCGTTCCGGCGATGCAAAAGCCATTAGAAGCGACAACTGGAAATTAATCATCAGCGGTAAAACGCACGAAACCTGGTTGTATGATTTATCGAAAGACAAATTTGAAAAAACCGATCTCGCGGCTCAGAATCCTGAAAAAGTAAAAGAACTTCAGGCTGCTTTGCAAACTTGGGAAAAAGGACTTGTAAAACCTTTATGGCCTAATTTAATGCATTATGAATTTGATTTCGGAAAACAAAAATACTTTGTCGATTTGTAA
- a CDS encoding thioredoxin domain-containing protein, translating into MKSLKLKFSLTAIVFFITIAVFSQGQSANLLLDAFYTKVKAQKQPQIIDARGPEEFALNHIEGAVNFNLKSEDYEKHVTALNPSKPVFIYSIAAYRSGLLAADLGKRGFTEVYILEGGIASWIGGGKPFYSNLKSKLSLPEYKKIVSENQYVLVDIGSKYCATCKTVKPILESLRSQYGEKLKIIEIELEESPQVIADLKNVKVFPTLILYQNGKIIFKKDGLGDLKNDVDTALASR; encoded by the coding sequence ATGAAAAGCTTAAAACTAAAATTCAGTTTAACAGCAATTGTATTCTTCATTACAATTGCTGTTTTTTCACAAGGACAAAGCGCCAATTTACTGCTGGATGCCTTTTACACAAAAGTAAAAGCCCAAAAACAACCGCAGATAATTGACGCTAGAGGTCCAGAAGAATTTGCACTTAATCACATTGAAGGTGCAGTTAATTTCAATCTCAAATCAGAAGATTATGAAAAACACGTTACAGCTTTAAATCCGTCAAAACCCGTATTTATTTATTCGATTGCAGCTTATAGAAGCGGACTTTTGGCTGCTGATCTTGGAAAAAGAGGTTTTACAGAAGTCTATATTCTAGAAGGCGGTATTGCCAGCTGGATTGGAGGCGGAAAACCTTTTTACAGCAATTTAAAAAGCAAATTATCATTGCCCGAATACAAAAAAATAGTTTCTGAAAATCAATATGTTTTAGTAGATATTGGTTCAAAATATTGTGCGACGTGCAAAACCGTAAAGCCAATTTTAGAATCACTTAGAAGCCAATACGGCGAAAAGCTAAAAATTATCGAAATTGAATTGGAAGAAAGCCCGCAGGTCATTGCCGATTTAAAAAACGTAAAAGTATTCCCTACCTTAATTCTGTATCAAAACGGTAAAATCATTTTCAAAAAAGATGGTTTAGGAGATTTGAAAAATGATGTAGATACGGCTTTGGCTTCCCGATAA
- a CDS encoding arylsulfatase: protein MKKLKINSIGKSSRKGLLLTAFLVAQLGTAQEQSEFKGTIGKTLADSKEYWPDPVTAPKGAPNIVWILLDDVGFGASSAFGGLISTPTFENLANNGLRYTNFHTTAICAPTRAALLTGRNSGRVHVSGFSHTILSAGFPGWDGRIPSDKGTIAEILRDNGYNTFAVGKYGVTPDEDASDAGPFDRWPTGKGFDHFYGFLGSQTDQYNPDLVEDQVHIKPDGRHLNELITDKAISYIQKQQKAAPGKPFFLYYAPGAVHAPHQVAEKWVEPYKGKFDEGWDAYREKVLANQKKLGIFPQNAVLPERNPLITEWKKLTPDQKKVYARFMEVYAGFLTYTDAEVGRVVNYLKESGQLDNTLIFVAIGDNGASKEGTLQGTINQSLFSQGKTDEENFQSNLNNIGEIGTAKGLNTNYPLGWAQATNVPFKNWKQDAHSEGGTRNPLIVFYPNGIKDKGGIRNQYSHVTDILPTTLDIVGIKAPEYIKNIKQDIIQGSTFKASLDNPKAESLHKVQYYYIFGNRAIYKDGWKAAAAHLPDSFAVKKSLGNNEKPAPSNFDTDVWELYNLNEDFNERNNLAKKYPEKLAELQKLFDEQAKENNLYPLIDWQDVYNRRIHNTGADKGKTVSDLIKQASKPGGTTN, encoded by the coding sequence ATGAAAAAATTAAAAATCAATAGTATCGGCAAAAGTTCTAGAAAAGGACTTTTGCTTACTGCTTTTCTAGTTGCACAATTAGGAACAGCACAAGAACAATCAGAATTTAAAGGAACAATTGGCAAAACCTTAGCCGATTCTAAAGAATACTGGCCAGATCCAGTAACAGCGCCAAAAGGAGCTCCAAACATTGTCTGGATTTTATTAGATGATGTTGGATTTGGAGCATCAAGCGCCTTTGGAGGTTTAATCTCTACTCCAACATTTGAGAATCTGGCTAATAACGGTTTACGTTATACCAACTTTCACACAACTGCAATCTGTGCCCCAACACGTGCCGCTTTATTAACGGGAAGAAATTCTGGAAGAGTTCACGTAAGCGGATTTTCTCATACTATTTTATCAGCTGGTTTTCCTGGCTGGGACGGAAGAATTCCTTCTGATAAAGGAACTATTGCAGAAATCCTTCGTGACAACGGTTACAACACATTTGCCGTTGGAAAATACGGAGTTACACCAGATGAAGATGCTTCAGATGCTGGTCCATTTGACAGATGGCCAACTGGAAAAGGGTTTGATCATTTCTATGGATTCTTAGGTTCTCAAACCGATCAGTACAATCCTGATTTGGTGGAAGATCAAGTTCATATAAAACCAGATGGACGTCATTTAAATGAATTAATTACTGATAAAGCAATTAGCTACATTCAAAAACAACAAAAAGCAGCGCCGGGAAAACCATTTTTCTTGTACTATGCTCCGGGAGCCGTTCATGCACCTCATCAAGTTGCTGAAAAATGGGTTGAACCGTATAAAGGAAAATTTGACGAAGGCTGGGATGCTTACCGCGAAAAAGTATTGGCAAACCAAAAGAAATTAGGAATTTTTCCTCAAAACGCTGTGCTTCCAGAACGTAATCCTCTCATCACAGAATGGAAAAAGCTGACTCCAGATCAAAAGAAAGTATATGCAAGATTCATGGAAGTCTATGCTGGATTCCTAACATATACAGATGCTGAAGTGGGAAGAGTGGTTAATTATCTAAAAGAAAGTGGTCAGCTTGACAATACCTTAATCTTTGTGGCTATTGGTGATAACGGAGCCAGTAAAGAAGGAACTTTACAAGGAACCATTAATCAAAGTTTATTCTCTCAAGGAAAAACCGATGAAGAAAATTTTCAAAGCAACCTAAACAATATTGGAGAAATTGGAACTGCAAAAGGTTTAAATACCAATTATCCGTTAGGATGGGCGCAGGCAACAAACGTTCCTTTCAAAAACTGGAAACAAGATGCTCATTCTGAAGGAGGAACTCGTAATCCGCTGATTGTTTTCTATCCAAATGGAATTAAAGACAAAGGCGGCATCAGAAACCAATACAGCCACGTAACTGATATTCTGCCTACAACTTTAGATATTGTGGGAATCAAAGCACCAGAATACATCAAAAATATCAAACAAGATATTATTCAGGGTTCAACTTTCAAAGCTTCATTAGACAATCCAAAAGCTGAATCGCTGCATAAAGTGCAGTATTACTACATCTTCGGAAACAGAGCAATTTATAAAGACGGATGGAAAGCAGCGGCAGCACATTTACCAGATTCATTTGCCGTGAAAAAATCGTTAGGAAACAACGAAAAACCTGCTCCAAGTAATTTCGATACAGATGTTTGGGAATTATACAACCTAAATGAAGATTTCAACGAACGTAACAATCTTGCAAAAAAATATCCTGAAAAACTGGCTGAACTTCAAAAATTATTTGATGAACAGGCAAAAGAAAACAATCTATATCCGTTGATTGACTGGCAGGATGTTTACAACAGAAGAATTCATAATACAGGAGCTGATAAAGGAAAAACAGTTTCTGATTTAATCAAACAGGCTTCAAAACCTGGAGGTACAACTAATTAA
- a CDS encoding YeiH family protein, with product MSNSTKQFNIHEDWTVVILGFLIIGISLFIFLPEIPIFSWSSVSDLKEKVLNSENLQIIGIQFLYLIAIGIVGTFLVGKSVKYFLAVFPIVYILTLLALLAAGNSEIKALNLEAVIFSLLIGLVIGNFFKLPDWFRNALSTELFVKIGLVLLGTSVIFSDILKAGSLGLFQALIIVLSVWYFAFWLCRKLKVDDELTMMISSAVSICGVSAAIATSGAIKGDSKKLSYVISIVLVTAIPMMIFMPVIARYFNFPEEVTGAWLGGSIDTSGAVVASGTLVGETALKISTIVKFSQNVLLGLAAFAISVYWTYSHNKSAEAVESKPTLKVIWERFPKFVIGFIAASLIFSFLITPEVRDTVKDSLKTLQGIWFALAFTSIGLETNFKDLLAYNSRKPLFAFLIAQLFNVIVTLIIAFLLFG from the coding sequence ATGTCAAACTCAACAAAACAATTTAATATCCACGAAGACTGGACAGTCGTAATTTTAGGATTTTTAATAATTGGAATTTCGCTTTTTATTTTTCTTCCTGAAATTCCTATTTTCAGCTGGTCAAGTGTATCAGACTTAAAAGAAAAAGTTCTCAATTCCGAAAATCTGCAAATCATAGGCATCCAGTTCTTGTATCTTATTGCAATAGGAATTGTTGGCACCTTTTTGGTCGGAAAATCAGTAAAATACTTTCTTGCAGTATTCCCAATAGTATATATTCTAACACTTTTGGCACTTCTCGCTGCTGGAAATTCTGAAATAAAAGCACTCAATTTAGAAGCCGTAATTTTCAGTCTGCTTATCGGTCTCGTTATTGGGAATTTCTTCAAACTTCCTGATTGGTTCCGAAATGCACTTTCGACCGAATTATTCGTAAAAATTGGATTGGTCTTATTAGGAACCAGTGTTATCTTTTCAGACATTCTAAAAGCCGGTTCATTAGGATTATTTCAGGCTTTAATTATCGTTTTATCTGTTTGGTATTTTGCCTTCTGGCTATGCCGGAAATTAAAAGTCGATGACGAACTGACTATGATGATTTCGAGTGCAGTTTCAATCTGTGGTGTTTCTGCTGCCATTGCCACTTCGGGAGCTATAAAAGGTGATTCTAAAAAACTCTCGTATGTAATTTCTATCGTTTTGGTTACGGCAATTCCCATGATGATATTCATGCCGGTAATCGCACGATATTTCAATTTCCCCGAAGAAGTAACAGGAGCCTGGCTTGGAGGAAGCATTGATACATCCGGAGCAGTAGTTGCTTCTGGCACTTTGGTTGGCGAAACGGCTTTAAAAATCAGCACGATTGTAAAATTTTCTCAAAATGTTTTATTAGGATTAGCTGCTTTTGCTATTTCAGTTTATTGGACCTATAGTCACAACAAATCAGCTGAAGCGGTTGAATCAAAACCAACTTTGAAAGTAATTTGGGAGCGCTTTCCAAAATTTGTAATTGGTTTTATTGCAGCATCATTAATTTTTTCCTTTCTAATTACACCTGAAGTAAGAGATACTGTAAAAGACAGTTTAAAAACTCTGCAGGGAATCTGGTTTGCGTTAGCCTTTACCAGTATTGGGTTAGAAACTAATTTTAAAGATTTACTAGCTTATAACAGCCGTAAGCCCTTATTCGCTTTTTTAATAGCCCAATTATTTAATGTAATTGTAACGCTGATTATTGCCTTTTTGCTTTTCGGCTGA
- a CDS encoding DUF1214 domain-containing protein, with amino-acid sequence MALNQKIKKIAAAIGLILLAVILGSGIGIYKIASGKSDSQRTIGNWKTVDKDKDLNTADLLTIAQVAVYGPYALTKKEVIYLSTNTDSEGNAIDPKSDYIINGKKLDAKYWSITAYDENGFLIKNPINKYSYNLEDVKYEADSTSYKINLSGSEKKENWLPINNVQKVTLIIRLYLPSEKLRENLTVETLPSIQKVK; translated from the coding sequence ATGGCTTTAAATCAAAAAATAAAGAAAATAGCAGCAGCGATAGGATTAATTCTTCTGGCTGTAATTCTAGGAAGCGGTATAGGCATTTATAAAATAGCATCAGGAAAAAGCGATTCGCAGCGCACAATTGGAAATTGGAAAACAGTCGATAAAGATAAAGACTTAAATACAGCCGATTTGCTTACAATTGCTCAAGTTGCTGTGTACGGACCTTATGCTCTAACTAAAAAAGAAGTAATTTATTTAAGCACAAATACCGATAGTGAAGGAAATGCAATAGACCCAAAATCAGATTACATTATTAATGGAAAAAAGCTGGATGCAAAATATTGGAGCATCACCGCTTATGATGAAAATGGATTTTTAATTAAAAACCCAATCAACAAATACAGCTACAATCTAGAAGATGTAAAATATGAAGCCGACAGTACTTCTTATAAAATAAACCTTTCGGGTTCAGAAAAGAAAGAAAACTGGCTCCCAATCAATAATGTACAAAAAGTAACTTTAATTATCCGTTTGTATTTACCTTCAGAAAAATTGAGAGAAAATCTAACGGTTGAAACGCTTCCAAGCATTCAAAAAGTGAAATAA
- a CDS encoding RagB/SusD family nutrient uptake outer membrane protein, with amino-acid sequence MKKIILTFLLSTVLLVSCTELEVTPTSFTTEDNYFKTQDDAVASVTAVYASLNIDPGEQSLFGRNLYFLTDMATDYAAAGVSATNPQVRALSSLTHDATSDRVQVAWRQIYAGINRANVSIDNIPKVSGSEVIKTRLINEAKFIRGLLYFQAVRLWGGVPIVLHEPTSIQLESLKSKRATVDEVYAQIIKDLTDAEALPPTYTSADAGRATSGAAKAILAKVYLTRKDWANAIAKSREVINGGYGYALFEDFQDIFTKTKKNGKEHIFSVQFEPNQAGNGSSGSTFQATSFTGFTATEPADIISDVALFYDIYEAGDKRRDVSYAKQLLNPTTGTLYTFPKPIFKKYLDLTNLATPSNVAINFPIIRYADILLSLAEAINEQGTPTPEAFELINQVRRRAYGKPITTPDPTVDLVGLNQTTFRAAIQEERKKEFVQEGQRWYDLVRWGTLVTEVKKVTAKNSVSEKNNLYPIPQSERNIDPIGLPQNPGY; translated from the coding sequence ATGAAAAAGATTATCCTAACATTCCTTTTAAGTACCGTTTTATTGGTATCGTGCACGGAGCTGGAAGTAACACCAACTTCCTTTACTACCGAAGATAATTACTTTAAAACTCAGGACGATGCTGTGGCAAGTGTAACTGCTGTATATGCTTCTTTAAACATAGATCCGGGTGAGCAAAGTTTATTTGGAAGAAACCTGTATTTCTTAACCGATATGGCAACAGATTATGCTGCTGCCGGAGTTTCGGCAACGAATCCGCAGGTGAGAGCTTTGAGCAGTTTAACACATGATGCAACTTCAGATCGTGTACAAGTAGCTTGGAGACAAATTTATGCCGGAATCAACAGAGCCAATGTTTCTATTGACAACATTCCGAAAGTTTCTGGATCAGAAGTAATAAAAACAAGATTAATCAATGAAGCAAAATTCATAAGAGGACTTCTATACTTTCAAGCAGTTCGTCTTTGGGGTGGTGTTCCAATTGTTTTACACGAGCCAACTTCTATTCAGTTGGAAAGTTTAAAATCAAAAAGGGCTACTGTAGACGAAGTATATGCACAAATCATCAAAGATTTAACTGATGCCGAAGCTTTACCTCCTACCTACACTTCTGCAGATGCTGGAAGAGCAACTTCTGGAGCTGCAAAAGCAATTCTAGCAAAAGTCTACCTAACGAGAAAAGACTGGGCTAATGCTATTGCAAAATCAAGAGAAGTAATAAATGGCGGTTACGGATATGCCTTGTTCGAAGATTTTCAAGATATTTTTACCAAAACTAAAAAGAACGGAAAAGAACATATCTTCTCAGTGCAGTTTGAACCTAATCAAGCTGGAAATGGTTCCAGCGGAAGTACTTTTCAAGCCACTTCATTTACTGGATTTACAGCCACAGAGCCTGCAGATATTATCTCGGATGTAGCTTTATTTTATGATATCTATGAAGCTGGAGACAAAAGAAGAGATGTAAGCTACGCAAAACAGCTTCTTAACCCAACAACTGGAACATTATATACATTCCCGAAACCAATTTTCAAAAAATACTTGGATTTAACCAATCTCGCAACTCCTTCAAATGTGGCAATCAACTTTCCGATAATTCGTTACGCCGATATTTTATTGTCTTTGGCAGAAGCCATAAACGAACAAGGAACACCAACTCCTGAAGCATTTGAGCTAATTAATCAAGTAAGAAGAAGAGCCTACGGAAAACCTATTACAACACCAGATCCAACCGTAGATTTGGTAGGTTTAAACCAAACAACCTTTAGAGCAGCGATTCAAGAAGAACGAAAAAAAGAATTTGTTCAGGAAGGACAACGCTGGTACGATTTAGTTCGTTGGGGAACTTTGGTTACCGAAGTTAAAAAAGTAACGGCTAAAAACTCGGTTTCAGAAAAAAACAACCTATATCCGATTCCGCAGAGCGAAAGAAATATTGATCCGATTGGTTTACCACAAAACCCTGGTTATTAA
- a CDS encoding DUF1254 domain-containing protein: MAATKPIIKKSIFALVLVVIAVSFYYLTIWATPYYVQNKFASKSEGYINTPRFGEQPNAENSRVIPLPNPDFLYSTINYDLKENILKISGIVPDSTYWSISAYQENTTNYFVENEEKVKSKFEYYLAPKGSTSAALKDIPKEKIIYSPTTKGLILFRYLVSKAYPVKTLAQLQHGVKVEKIAN, from the coding sequence ATGGCAGCAACTAAACCAATTATTAAAAAAAGCATTTTCGCTTTGGTTCTTGTAGTAATTGCAGTAAGTTTTTACTACTTAACGATATGGGCAACGCCGTATTACGTTCAAAATAAATTTGCTTCAAAAAGCGAAGGTTACATCAATACACCCCGATTTGGAGAACAGCCAAATGCAGAAAACAGCAGAGTGATTCCGTTACCAAATCCTGATTTTTTATATTCGACGATTAATTACGATTTAAAAGAAAACATTCTCAAAATATCTGGAATTGTGCCTGATTCAACCTATTGGTCAATATCTGCATATCAGGAAAACACAACCAATTATTTTGTTGAAAACGAAGAAAAGGTAAAATCAAAATTCGAATATTATCTGGCTCCAAAAGGAAGTACCTCTGCAGCATTAAAAGATATTCCAAAAGAAAAAATTATCTACAGCCCTACAACAAAAGGATTAATCCTTTTTCGCTATCTAGTTTCAAAGGCTTATCCGGTAAAAACGTTAGCGCAATTGCAGCACGGCGTAAAAGTCGAAAAAATAGCCAATTAA
- a CDS encoding sterol desaturase family protein codes for MAIVQKEKLTRDLTISFFIYSLPVVAIYLYFKLTGGAVSESHLTLPPFLEFAQPVFANIRTWGLTVFMIVLGIIEFAAGLYDDEWTGEERKIDIVCFLAPKLLLPPVIAFFSLTALPYLLPNLANSLSWVPFWGGFFLIAIADDLTQYWYHRLHHQVPFLWRFHRTHHSAPYMGMAMASRQNFIYTVFFSQIYLTATLTYLGLGLPALFVLVIKSFITLGAHSSIPWDKPFYKYKVLHPIAWVLERLISTPATHHAHHADTSGDGVGHFKGNFGNMFFIWDVIFGTGLITRQYPKSFGTKSYKQEEWYAQFLWPIFKSKKEGSSLAEGVLSLPSKPKAIPIEETPVPVLEQVQ; via the coding sequence ATGGCAATAGTTCAAAAAGAAAAACTAACGAGAGACTTAACAATAAGCTTCTTTATTTATTCATTGCCGGTCGTGGCAATTTATCTTTATTTTAAATTAACAGGCGGAGCTGTAAGTGAATCGCACTTAACACTGCCTCCTTTTCTAGAGTTTGCGCAGCCCGTTTTTGCTAATATTCGAACTTGGGGATTAACGGTGTTTATGATCGTTTTAGGAATTATAGAATTTGCCGCAGGTTTATACGATGACGAATGGACTGGCGAAGAACGTAAAATAGACATTGTTTGTTTCTTAGCGCCAAAATTACTTTTACCTCCTGTAATTGCATTTTTCAGCTTAACTGCTTTGCCGTATTTATTGCCAAATTTGGCCAATTCATTATCATGGGTTCCGTTTTGGGGAGGTTTCTTCCTAATCGCAATTGCCGATGATTTAACACAGTATTGGTATCACAGGCTTCACCATCAGGTTCCGTTTTTGTGGCGTTTTCATAGAACACACCATTCTGCTCCGTATATGGGAATGGCAATGGCTTCTCGACAAAATTTTATCTATACAGTTTTCTTTTCGCAGATTTACCTAACAGCAACACTAACCTATTTAGGTTTAGGACTTCCGGCTTTGTTTGTTTTAGTAATTAAAAGTTTCATCACTTTGGGAGCGCACTCAAGCATTCCATGGGACAAACCTTTTTACAAATACAAAGTTTTACACCCAATTGCATGGGTTTTAGAAAGACTAATTTCTACTCCTGCAACACATCACGCACACCACGCTGATACGAGCGGAGACGGTGTTGGCCATTTTAAAGGAAATTTCGGAAACATGTTTTTTATCTGGGACGTTATCTTCGGAACAGGATTAATCACACGTCAATATCCAAAATCTTTCGGAACAAAATCATATAAACAAGAAGAATGGTATGCACAATTTCTTTGGCCGATTTTTAAATCTAAAAAAGAAGGAAGCTCTCTTGCCGAAGGTGTGCTTTCGCTTCCATCAAAACCAAAAGCCATTCCAATTGAAGAAACTCCAGTTCCAGTATTAGAACAGGTTCAATAA
- a CDS encoding arylsulfatase: MNTKFTRLFFSIVALGMLGSHNSNAQTSSSKPNIILILVDDMGYSDLGNYGSEIKTPNLDKLASEGLRLREFYNNSICAPTRASLLTGQYQHKAGVGFFDVNLGLPAYQGYLNKESLTLGEVFRSGGYSTLLSGKWHVGSEDQSQWPNQRGFDKFYGILKGASNYFDTKPLPFGKTPYPVKLIRNNEELHPKDDSYYFTDEIGNNAVTFLDEQNKENKPFFLYLAFTAPHWPLQAKPVDIAKYRGKFDEGWDVLREKRIQKLKASGLLPADQTIAPRDPEVPEWNELTYDEKQFWKAKMEVYAAMVDNMDQNVGKVLDKLKALKKDKNTLIIFISDNGAQGGFNTYNPLGRGLVRNDGPVGTSGSFDYQEQNWAYLSNTPLQQYKNNMHEGGFSSPFIAWFPSKIKAGRIDKGTGHIIDLAPTFYELAGIEYPKEYNGVLTNALAGKSLLPVLFDNVSQVERDTPLFWERAGNRAVRDGKWKLVSIYPSYEWELYNLETDRGETTNVAQQNPGIVNKLSALYFDWADKTGVVEYSKFKLKPETMPGGAALKK; this comes from the coding sequence ATGAATACAAAATTTACCAGATTGTTTTTTTCAATCGTAGCGTTAGGAATGTTAGGCTCACACAATTCAAACGCTCAAACCTCATCATCAAAACCTAATATTATTTTAATACTGGTAGATGATATGGGTTATTCTGATTTAGGAAATTACGGTTCAGAAATCAAGACGCCAAATTTAGATAAACTGGCTTCAGAAGGTTTACGTCTACGCGAATTTTACAACAATTCGATTTGTGCGCCTACAAGAGCTTCCCTCCTAACCGGACAATATCAGCACAAAGCCGGAGTCGGTTTCTTCGATGTTAATCTAGGACTTCCTGCTTATCAAGGTTATTTAAACAAAGAATCTTTAACATTAGGCGAAGTTTTCCGTTCTGGAGGTTACAGCACACTTTTATCAGGAAAATGGCATGTGGGTTCCGAAGATCAGTCGCAATGGCCAAATCAAAGAGGTTTTGACAAATTTTACGGAATTCTAAAAGGGGCTTCTAACTACTTTGATACCAAACCGCTTCCTTTCGGAAAAACACCTTATCCGGTAAAATTAATCCGCAATAATGAAGAACTGCATCCTAAAGATGATTCGTATTATTTTACAGATGAAATTGGAAACAATGCGGTTACTTTTTTAGACGAGCAGAACAAAGAAAACAAGCCTTTCTTTTTGTACTTGGCTTTCACAGCTCCGCACTGGCCTTTACAAGCCAAACCTGTTGACATTGCAAAATACAGAGGAAAATTTGATGAAGGCTGGGATGTTTTAAGAGAAAAAAGAATCCAAAAGCTAAAAGCCAGCGGTCTTTTACCAGCAGATCAGACGATAGCGCCAAGAGATCCTGAAGTACCCGAATGGAATGAATTGACGTATGACGAAAAACAATTCTGGAAAGCCAAAATGGAAGTCTACGCTGCAATGGTCGACAATATGGACCAGAATGTTGGAAAGGTTTTAGACAAACTAAAAGCACTTAAAAAAGATAAAAACACCCTGATTATTTTCATTTCAGACAATGGCGCTCAAGGCGGATTCAACACTTACAATCCCCTTGGAAGAGGTTTAGTCCGAAACGATGGACCTGTGGGAACGTCGGGCTCATTTGATTATCAGGAACAAAACTGGGCTTATTTATCGAACACTCCGTTACAACAATACAAAAACAATATGCACGAAGGCGGTTTCAGTTCGCCGTTTATTGCTTGGTTTCCATCAAAAATAAAAGCTGGAAGAATCGATAAAGGAACGGGACACATTATTGACCTTGCTCCTACTTTTTATGAACTTGCCGGAATAGAATACCCAAAAGAATATAATGGTGTGTTAACAAACGCTTTGGCTGGAAAAAGTTTGTTGCCTGTTTTATTTGATAATGTTTCGCAGGTAGAAAGAGACACACCATTATTTTGGGAAAGAGCGGGAAATAGAGCTGTTCGTGACGGAAAATGGAAATTGGTTTCTATTTATCCTTCTTACGAATGGGAATTGTACAACCTTGAAACTGACCGAGGTGAAACCACCAATGTCGCTCAGCAGAATCCGGGAATTGTAAACAAACTTTCTGCCTTATATTTTGACTGGGCAGATAAAACCGGAGTTGTTGAATACAGTAAATTCAAACTTAAACCCGAAACCATGCCGGGCGGTGCCGCACTGAAAAAGTAA